Proteins co-encoded in one Populus trichocarpa isolate Nisqually-1 chromosome 10, P.trichocarpa_v4.1, whole genome shotgun sequence genomic window:
- the LOC7477181 gene encoding 60S acidic ribosomal protein P2A, which yields MKTVAAFLLAVLGGNNSPSAEDIKKILASVGAEADDKIELLLSQVKDKDITELIAAGREKLASVPCGGGAVVAAAAPADGAAAPAAAETKEEKVEEKEDTDDDLGFSLFD from the exons atgaaGACTGTTGCTGCTTTCTTGTTGGCTGTTTTGGGTGGCAACAATAGCCCTTCTGCTGAAGATATCAAGAAGATTCTTGCCTCTG TTGGTGCTGAAGCTGATGATAAGATTGAGCTACTCTTGTCTCAAGTTAAGGATAAGGATATAACTGAGCTTATTGCTGCTGGAAGGGAGAAATTAGCTTCTGTGCCTTGTGGTGGTGGCGCAGTTGTTGCAGCGGCTGCTCCAGCTGATGGCGCTGCTGCTCCTGCTGCTGCTGAGACAAAAGAGGAGAAGGTAGAGGAGAAAGAGGATACAGATGAT GATCTGGGCTTCAGTCTCTTTGATTGA
- the LOC7477178 gene encoding GDSL esterase/lipase At5g03610 isoform X1, whose protein sequence is MEGKGIFLVVLLLFSLVAISTAQICPYGSPKLFVFGDSYVDTGNWPKNDRGPWKEPFGKTFPGIPTGRASDGRVLTDHIASFLGIESPTPYQLRDTSKNIQQGLNFAYGGSGVFPSTWAKDSLSVQIDQFEQLLDENEYSQRDLDNSVALVSTGGNDYSLYSAAKKGSNDGLPAFTEGLVRQLAADLQRIAHLGVKKIVVATLPLLGCLPVHIIPPNSYQNCDEESNKNAMIHNQLLQKAVEKLKTDDGNKCTFVILDLYNAMVSAIDQFRQNAANSEYKNPLQPCCSKIVDYMCSVEGVCTNPESSFFFDLGHPSDNGWNAIFSFLQGSLHKDLCGFMISSLMMVFNLKNCLPCNIISYT, encoded by the exons atgGAGGGAAAAGGAATTTTCCTGGTTGTTCTGCTTCTTTTTTCCCTCGTTGCTATTTCCACAG CTCAAATTTGTCCCTACGGCTCTCCAaaactatttgtttttggagACTCCTATGTTGATACTGGAAATTGGCCAAAGAATGACAGGGGTCCATGGAAAGAACCTTTTGGCAAAACATTTCCCGGCATACCAACTGGTCGAGCCTCCGATGGTCGTGTCCTAACTGACCATATAG CTTCGTTTCTGGGAATAGAATCACCTACACCTTACCAACTGAGAgatacatcaaaaaatattcagCAAGGATTAAACTTTGCATATGGAGGCAGTGGTGTTTTCCCTTCAACATGGGCGAAAGACAGCCTTTCAGTCCAGATCGATCAATTTGAACAGCTACTCGATGAAAATGAATATAGTCAACGTGACCTTGATAATTCAGTTGCTCTGGTTTCTACTGGAGGCAATGACTATTCATTGTATTCTGCGGCCAAAAAAGGTTCCAACGAT GGACTGCCTGCTTTCACTGAAGGACTTGTTCGCCAGCTTGCTGCAGACTTACAACGTATTGCTCACCTTGGAGTGAAAAAAATTGTAGTGGCAACATTACCACTTCTAGGATGCTTGCCCGTACACATAATTCCACCAAATTCATATCAGAATTGCGATGAAGAATCCAACAAAAACGCCATGATTCACAACCAGCTATTGCAGAAAGCAGTAGAAAAGTTGAAAACTGATGATGGAAACAAATGCACATTTGTAATTCTTGATCTCTATAACGCTATGGTTTCTGCAATTGACCAATTCAGACAGAATGCAG CAAATTCTGAGTACAAGAACCCCTTGCAGCCATGTTGCTCCAAGATTGTTGATTACATGTGCTCAGTGGAAGGAGTATGCACGAATCCCgagtcatctttcttttttgatctGGGACACCCTTCGGACAATGGCTGGAATGCTATTTTTTCATTTCTGCAAGGTTCTCTTCACAAAGATC TCTGCGGTTTCATGATTTCATCCCTTATGATggtattcaatttaaaaaattgtctTCCTTGTAATATTATTTCATATACTTAA
- the LOC7477180 gene encoding copper transport protein ATX1 — protein MSQTVVLKVGMSCEGCVGAVKRVLGKMEGVESYDIDLKEQKVTVKGNVQPDAVLQTVSKTGKKTAFWEAEAPAEPAKPAETVAAA, from the exons ATGTCTCAG ACTGTTGTCCTCAAGGTTGGTATGTCATGCGAAGGCTGTGTTGGGGCTGTGAAAAGGGTTTTGGGAAAAATGGAAG GTGTGGAATCATATGACATTGATTTGAAGGAGCAAAAAGTCACAGTGAAAGGAAATGTGCAGCCAGATGCTGTTCTTCAGACCGTCTCTAAGACCGGGAAGAAGACTGCCTTCTGGGAAGCAGAGGCACCAGCTGAACCCGCAAAGCCTGCAGAAACCGTGGCTGCTGCATAA
- the LOC7477178 gene encoding GDSL esterase/lipase At5g03610 isoform X2, whose product MEGKGIFLVVLLLFSLVAISTAQICPYGSPKLFVFGDSYVDTGNWPKNDRGPWKEPFGKTFPGIPTGRASDGRVLTDHIASFLGIESPTPYQLRDTSKNIQQGLNFAYGGSGVFPSTWAKDSLSVQIDQFEQLLDENEYSQRDLDNSVALVSTGGNDYSLYSAAKKGSNDGLPAFTEGLVRQLAADLQRIAHLGVKKIVVATLPLLGCLPVHIIPPNSYQNCDEESNKNAMIHNQLLQKAVEKLKTDDGNKCTFVILDLYNAMVSAIDQFRQNAANSEYKNPLQPCCSKIVDYMCSVEGVCTNPESSFFFDLGHPSDNGWNAIFSFLQGSLHKDLKV is encoded by the exons atgGAGGGAAAAGGAATTTTCCTGGTTGTTCTGCTTCTTTTTTCCCTCGTTGCTATTTCCACAG CTCAAATTTGTCCCTACGGCTCTCCAaaactatttgtttttggagACTCCTATGTTGATACTGGAAATTGGCCAAAGAATGACAGGGGTCCATGGAAAGAACCTTTTGGCAAAACATTTCCCGGCATACCAACTGGTCGAGCCTCCGATGGTCGTGTCCTAACTGACCATATAG CTTCGTTTCTGGGAATAGAATCACCTACACCTTACCAACTGAGAgatacatcaaaaaatattcagCAAGGATTAAACTTTGCATATGGAGGCAGTGGTGTTTTCCCTTCAACATGGGCGAAAGACAGCCTTTCAGTCCAGATCGATCAATTTGAACAGCTACTCGATGAAAATGAATATAGTCAACGTGACCTTGATAATTCAGTTGCTCTGGTTTCTACTGGAGGCAATGACTATTCATTGTATTCTGCGGCCAAAAAAGGTTCCAACGAT GGACTGCCTGCTTTCACTGAAGGACTTGTTCGCCAGCTTGCTGCAGACTTACAACGTATTGCTCACCTTGGAGTGAAAAAAATTGTAGTGGCAACATTACCACTTCTAGGATGCTTGCCCGTACACATAATTCCACCAAATTCATATCAGAATTGCGATGAAGAATCCAACAAAAACGCCATGATTCACAACCAGCTATTGCAGAAAGCAGTAGAAAAGTTGAAAACTGATGATGGAAACAAATGCACATTTGTAATTCTTGATCTCTATAACGCTATGGTTTCTGCAATTGACCAATTCAGACAGAATGCAG CAAATTCTGAGTACAAGAACCCCTTGCAGCCATGTTGCTCCAAGATTGTTGATTACATGTGCTCAGTGGAAGGAGTATGCACGAATCCCgagtcatctttcttttttgatctGGGACACCCTTCGGACAATGGCTGGAATGCTATTTTTTCATTTCTGCAAGGTTCTCTTCACAAAGATCTAAAAGTTTGA
- the LOC7477179 gene encoding cytochrome P450 94C1, with product MESKDSLQATFWYSFFFLTIPFFLTFVLLYLLRSKFRCCNCEICTNYLLSGWSREFKNICDWYTHLLQNSSRQTIHIHVLGNTITANPDNVEYILKTKFENYPKGRPFSMILGDFLGKGIFNVDGDLWLFQRKMASLELASVSIRNYAFEIVDTEIKCRLLPLLTSAAKSTDGGLIDLQDVFRRFSFDNNCKFSFGLDPGCLESSLPISVFAESFDLASKLSAERAMATLPLVWKIKRYFNIGTEKNLKEAIEVVNILADEVIMQKRKLGFSTNQDLLSRFMACITDDRYLRDIVISFILAGRDTMASALTTLFWLLASHPNVVSMIREESNRVMASNQESASYEQIREMHYLHAVVNESLRLYPPVQFDSKFAMEDDVLPDGTLVRRGTRVTYHPYAMGRMERIWGIDCMEFRPERWLENGTFCPISPFKCPVFQAGIRVCLGKEMSLVEMKIVALSVVRRFDVKIVPPEVSPRFNSGLTAMLSGGLQAEIRERVIAA from the coding sequence ATGGAGTCTAAAGATTCTTTGCAGGCTACTTTTTggtattcctttttctttctcaccATCCCCTTCTTTCTAACCTTTGTGCTGCTGTATCTTCTAAGATCAAAATTCCGGTGCTGCAACTGTGAAATTTGCACTAATTACCTCTTATCAGGATGGTCAAGAGAGTTCAAGAATATCTGTGATTGGTACACTCACCTTCTCCAAAATTCTTCCAGACAAACGATTCACATTCATGTGCTTGGCAACACAATCACTGCAAATCCTGACAATGTTGAGTACATTCTGAAAACAAAATTCGAAAACTACCCAAAAGGCAGGCCCTTTTCTATGATCCTTGGTGATTTTCTAGGTAAAGGTATTTTCAATGTAGATGGAGATTTGTGGctgtttcaaagaaaaatggCTAGTCTAGAGCTTGCAAGCGTCTCGATTCGAAACTATGCATTTGAGATTGTCGACACTGAGATCAAGTGCCGCCTTCTCCCTCTGTTGACATCAGCTGCTAAGAGTACAGATGGTGGCCTAATAGATTTACAAGATGTTTTCAGACGATTTTCGTTCGATAACAATTGTAAATTTTCTTTCGGGTTAGACCCCGGTTGTCTTGAATCATCATTGCCGATTTCTGTTTTCGCTGAGTCCTTCGATCTTGCATCGAAGTTGTCAGCAGAGAGGGCTATGGCAACATTGCCGTTAGTTTGGAAGATCAAAAGGTATTTCAACATAGGCACAGAGAAGAATCTCAAGGAAGCTATTGAGGTTGTCAACATTCTTGCTGATGAGGTCATCATGCAGAAAAGGAAGTTAGGTTTCTCTACAAATCAAGATCTTCTATCAAGATTCATGGCTTGCATTACTGATGATCGATACTTGAGAGACATCGTGATAAGCTTTATTTTGGCAGGCCGTGACACAATGGCCTCAGCCCTGACAACACTCTTCTGGCTGCTAGCAAGCCACCCAAATGTTGTGTCCATGATTAGAGAGGAGTCGAACCGAGTCATGGCATCAAATCAAGAATCAGCAAGCTATGAACAAATAAGGGAAATGCATTATCTCCACGCGGTTGTTAATGAAAGCCTGAGATTATACCCGCCAGTGCAATTTGACTCAAAATTTGCCATGGAAGATGATGTTTTGCCTGATGGGACTCTTGTTAGGAGGGGGACTAGGGTCACTTACCATCCTTACGCAATGGGTCGAATGGAAAGGATTTGGGGCATAGATTGTATGGAATTTAGGCCAGAAAGGTGGCTTGAAAATGGAACATTTTGCCCAATTAGTCCATTCAAGTGCCCAGTTTTCCAGGCTGGGATTAGAGTTTGCTTGGGTAAGGAAATGTCACTTGTGGAGATGAAAATTGTAGCTCTTTCTGTAGTGCGTAGGTTTGACGTTAAAATTGTACCGCCGGAGGTTTCACCCCGGTTCAATTCCGGGCTAACTGCAATGCTAAGTGGTGGGCTTCAGGCAGAAATTAGAGAAAGGGTCATTGCAGCATGA